The segment GTGGAGAAACATTGACAGAACAAGAAAAGCAACGTGTGAAAGATGTATTGACGGGGCTTTTCTGGGAATTTCGAAAACGTGGCAAAGAGAAGTGAGCATATATGGAGATGGATATTATCAAACTAGTAAGCGAACTGAAGCGTACCTATGATACCGCCAATCCTTTTGTGATTGCTGAAAAATTAGGAATAGAAATCAGATATGTCTCTTTTCTCGATAATCCAAAAGGACAGTTTCAAGAACTATTAGGCTCCCCTATTATTTTATTGAACAACTCACTGAAAGAATCAGAAGAACGTTTTTACATTTGTGCCCATGAACTTGGACACGCTTTGTTCCATCGAGAAATATCTAGTTACTATGTATCCTCTAGAAATTCAAGAAGCAAGTCTGAAAGCGAAGCTAACTGCTTTGCTTCGAACTTGATCGTTTCCTTGTACAAAGAAGATACGGAAACCTACCCAAGAGAAGTGGAAGAACTGACAAGACTTTATGGTCTTCCAGAGAGTTGTTATCGGTTTTTGATTTAATGAGTGTACTATTATGTTTATTTAGGACTTAGTGGGGTAAGTCCTCGATAATATAGATTTGGCGACTACTACTACCTGCCGTTAAATGGGAGTAAGAAACTATCAGGAGGGCTATTATGGAATTGGAAAAGTTTCAAGATAATTTAAAACAGTTAGGTAAAAGAGTTATTGAGCTAAAAGATAGTATTGGTACAGAGGAGGCAACCAAAACATCTTTGATCATGCCGTTCTTTGCAACTTTGGGCTATGACTTATTTAACCCCACAGAGTTTGTACCAGAATTTACAGCAGATGTTGGCATAAAAAAGGGAGAAAAAGTTGACTATGCTATTGTCTTAGATGGAAAACCCACTATATTAATCGAAGCAAAGTCAATCAATCAACAGCTAACGAAACATGATTCTCAATTGTTCAGATATTTTGGAACAACAACATCTAAGTTTGGAATATTAACAAATGGCGAAGAATATAAATTTTTTACTGATTTAGACGAGCCTAATAAGATGGATTTGACACCTTTTTTAACTATAAATATCACAAAAATTAAAGATAACCAGATTCCTGAATTAGCAAAATTTCATAAAGATAATTTTGACGTTGATAAAATCACAAGCTCTGCGGCAGAATTAAAGTATCTCAGTTCATTAAAATCTTATCTTACTTCTGAATTAAATGAGCCTTCCGATAACTTCGTTAAGTATCTATTAGGCGAAATTTATGAGGGGATGAAAACAAAACAGACAATAGAAAAATTTAAACCTATCATAAAAAAAGGAATGAATCAATTTATTGCTGAAAAAGTAAATGACAAATTAAGTGCAGCATTGAAAACATCAGTTATTACAGATGAAAATGAAGCTAAATCTCAATCAGACACAACAGATGAAAGTGACAGTGAAGTTATTACTACTCCAGAAGAGCTAGAAGCTTATACCATTTGCAAAGTTGTCTTAAAAGATACCATTCCATTAAACCGACTATTTTATAGAGATAATAGAAGCTATTTTAATATCCTATTAGACGACAATATTAGAAAATGGATTTTACGTGTTCGTTTTAATTCATCTGGTATGAAAATCGAATTGAACGATGATAATAAGACGATTTATGAGCTATCCGAACCAATGGATATCTATAACCTATCCAAAGAAATGATTAACGTGGTAAATAAATTTTTATAACCGCTAAAAAGAAAGCGCTATTATTTATAACACCTTCTCATTATGAGTTTGTTGTCTATTCAAATAAAAAAGAAAAAAGTTATCTGTAAAAATATTATTTGTATTTTTTACAGATAACTTTTTATTTTCAAATAATCTTTTCTACTTACACTGTTCACTCGGTTTTAGGAGAAGAAAGAATATTTAGAGTTAGCTTTGTCTCCAGCTTACCTTATATATATTTTATTGACTAGCGTTATCTAACATACGCATCAATAGTACAGATCACTTGCTGACATTATTTTACCAACACATTGATGCGGCGTAACTGCCGTTGTTTTGGTGTATCTTCATTCCGTTGATGCTTTCTGTTCTAGTTTTAAAAATCTTACAATACATTTTCCTTTTTATGTACATACTGTTTTAAATTTTAAATCTCAATAAGCCTAAGTATACCCTTTTACATGATTTAGTATATATCATAAATTAGCTTTATTTAACTCTCTTTCCAAATCTTATTATTTGATAAAAAGACAAAAAAACCATCTCACAAGGAGATGGTTCAAAGTCGTCTATTGAATTATTTATTGATATTTACTGCTTGTGGTCCACGTTGACCATCTTCAATATCATAAGTAACTGCTTGACCTTCATCTAAAGTCTTAAAGCCTTCACCTTGGATGGCTGAAAAATGTGCAAACACATCTTGTCCATCTTCACCAGTGATAAATCCAAAACCTTTGTCTGAGTTAAACCATTTTACTGTACCGTTATTCATATATATTTCCTCCTATTACGTAAATCATACGTGTTTTGTTGCAATTAACATTACTTGGTAAAAGGAGTTTTTATAGTGTGAATATATCGCTCAGATTACGTTTCAAATTAGATTACTTATTTAATATACCATGTATTACCTAAGAATACAAATATTTACGCTTATTCTTTTGATTTATCATTCTAGTAGTATAAGTTTGTACCATTAATATTTTTATTTTGTCAATTTGTACTCAATACCATGGATCGTAATATTTTTGATAGTATCAGGCCATCCCTTGGTCTGCCATTTCTCTTCATTTGCTTGTTTTTCGATTTGATCAGCACCTTGGTTATAAAACTTCACTTGGTTTTTATTATACCAAGGATCTTTATGTGGATTTGGACTTAATTGGTAGCGATATTTCCCTGGGTTGATTTCATACCCTCTGTTCGTACCACCAAATGACGCTTCTCTCCATTTATACTGTTTTCCTTCTATTCTCATGGTACAGCCTAGAAGATAAGTGCCACCTTGCTCCTTTGCTGCCGCATCTCTACTATTCCAAAACATACTCCCACTTAATAAAACTGTTATACCTAAAATAATCACTAAAATTCTCTTCATGAAAAAATTCTCCTATCAGTATTTTTGAATTCGCTTAATCTTACAAATAATCTGTGAAAAACATATTGAATTTCCCTTGACTTTTACTAAGAATGAGCTTATGAAAACATCAAACCAATGTTCAATAAATACGAACAAATATGTCTGCATACTTGTTTTACTTATTCAAATAACTGATTAATCGCTTAGTATGAGCCGCTCCTATTCATTCGGATTTTTCATTCATCAAATTTTTTTTTAATACCCGCATCAATCGTCCAAACCGATCATTTTCCTTAGTTATTTCCCGATATCCCCATTTTTCATATAACCCTTCATGTTGAGTTGTTATATATACACTGCCGAAACCAATTTCCTTTAGTTTATTTTCACCTGTTGTAACTACTTTTTGGCTGATATGCTTCCCTCGATATTCTGGCGCGACAAAAACAGTGGCAATGTTAGGCGTGTAGTCCTTCGTATCAATAATGTCTTTTTTTACAAGAGTACAAAATCCTACAACATGATTTCCATCTTTTGCAATAATCACGGATTCCCAATCTGTAAATTCTTGTTTTTCCATTTTTTCTGCTATATACTTTGCTGCTTTCCATTCAAATTGACGGATAGAATTAGCTACTGAAAGCCAATCAGAATGTTCTTGGGTTGTAATGACATATTCCATATACTTTTCCTCTTTTCTAATTACTTTAAAAGCATTTGATTCTTGCGATCTCTACCTACTGATTATTAAATAATAGTTTACTTGATTTTTCAAATGTTTCCAAAATTTTCATATCTATTCCAAATAACAAAAAAACCATCTCACAAGGAGATGGTTCAAAGTCGTCTATTGAATTATTTATTGATATTTACTGCTTGTGGTCCACGTTGACCATCTTCAATATCATAAGTAACTGCTTGACCTTCATCTAAAGTCTTAAAGCCTTCACCTTGGATGGCTGAAAAATGTGCAAATACATCTTGTCCATCTTCACCAGTGATAAATCCAAAACCTTTGTCTGAGTTAAACCATTTTACTGTACCGTTATTCATATATATTTCCTCCTATTACGTAAATCATACGTGTTTTATTGCAATTAACATTACTTGGTAAAAGGAGTTTTTATAGTGTGAATATATCGCTCAGATTACGTTTCAAATTAGATTACTTGTTTAATATAGCACGTATCAGCTAAGAACACAAATAATAACTCTCGCAAAACATCATTAGAGTTTATGATACCTATCTCTAGTCAAAACAAGTTTAATGTAAGTAATTATTATTATCACGCTAATTTGGATGCGTTATCTTTTTACAATATATATATATAAAGTGTACGATAAATAAATAATATATATGGGAGAAATTATAATAAAAAAAATTGTTTTTATTGGTATGGTAACTAGTCTTCTTTTACTCGCTGCTTGTGAGACAACTACCTCAAAAAATACAGAGT is part of the Enterococcus mundtii genome and harbors:
- a CDS encoding ImmA/IrrE family metallo-endopeptidase, yielding MEMDIIKLVSELKRTYDTANPFVIAEKLGIEIRYVSFLDNPKGQFQELLGSPIILLNNSLKESEERFYICAHELGHALFHREISSYYVSSRNSRSKSESEANCFASNLIVSLYKEDTETYPREVEELTRLYGLPESCYRFLI
- a CDS encoding type I restriction endonuclease, translating into MELEKFQDNLKQLGKRVIELKDSIGTEEATKTSLIMPFFATLGYDLFNPTEFVPEFTADVGIKKGEKVDYAIVLDGKPTILIEAKSINQQLTKHDSQLFRYFGTTTSKFGILTNGEEYKFFTDLDEPNKMDLTPFLTINITKIKDNQIPELAKFHKDNFDVDKITSSAAELKYLSSLKSYLTSELNEPSDNFVKYLLGEIYEGMKTKQTIEKFKPIIKKGMNQFIAEKVNDKLSAALKTSVITDENEAKSQSDTTDESDSEVITTPEELEAYTICKVVLKDTIPLNRLFYRDNRSYFNILLDDNIRKWILRVRFNSSGMKIELNDDNKTIYELSEPMDIYNLSKEMINVVNKFL
- a CDS encoding cold-shock protein, whose amino-acid sequence is MNNGTVKWFNSDKGFGFITGEDGQDVFAHFSAIQGEGFKTLDEGQAVTYDIEDGQRGPQAVNINK
- a CDS encoding GNAT family N-acetyltransferase, which produces MEYVITTQEHSDWLSVANSIRQFEWKAAKYIAEKMEKQEFTDWESVIIAKDGNHVVGFCTLVKKDIIDTKDYTPNIATVFVAPEYRGKHISQKVVTTGENKLKEIGFGSVYITTQHEGLYEKWGYREITKENDRFGRLMRVLKKNLMNEKSE
- a CDS encoding cold-shock protein, whose amino-acid sequence is MNNGTVKWFNSDKGFGFITGEDGQDVFAHFSAIQGEGFKTLDEGQAVTYDIEDGQRGPQAVNINK